In a single window of the Bradyrhizobium sp. ORS 285 genome:
- a CDS encoding serine hydrolase, producing MQTLRLLFRYSPLKIIAIAAALVLAPRLANAEALLLVEADTGKVLEAQNATYPWYPASVTKLMTAYVTLKAVKDGKASLDTLLTVSPTAASQSPSKMGYRPGTQLTVDNALKMMLVKSANDMAVVLAEGIGGSIDGFSIMMNETAQRLGMTQTSYVNPNGLPADGQITSARDLAILARAIIRDLPEYEYFVHIPSIRYGRRVVQNFNRLIGRYPGADGFKTGFICASGYNLVASATRNGKRLIAVVLGASSGQARAVRAIQMLDRGFNGNQLSWLKAPLGNVEQLVPVDATPPNLRDDMCSGKRHRPASDDDGEEASTDGETTTGGTLLAGLQAPTMKPSELLAAAPAPSEPVLVYTGPTRTGTALIAAVAADADAQTPAKHRGKKAHAVAARKDVKPAPRTAAKFEAEAKPTAKPDAKNAEAKPAAARHVAAKHDSGTKPPEKPAADTAAKPAKPKAAAKPKTEGKPAPKDG from the coding sequence GTGCAGACGCTTCGCCTGTTGTTCCGCTATTCCCCGCTGAAGATCATCGCTATTGCTGCCGCGCTCGTGCTTGCGCCGCGCCTGGCCAATGCCGAGGCGCTGCTGCTCGTCGAGGCCGACACCGGCAAGGTGCTCGAGGCGCAGAACGCGACCTATCCATGGTACCCCGCCTCCGTCACCAAGCTGATGACGGCCTACGTCACGCTGAAGGCGGTGAAGGACGGCAAGGCCTCGCTGGACACGCTGCTGACGGTGTCGCCGACCGCGGCGTCACAATCGCCGTCGAAGATGGGCTATCGTCCGGGCACGCAGCTCACCGTCGACAACGCGCTGAAGATGATGCTGGTGAAGTCGGCGAACGACATGGCGGTCGTGCTGGCGGAAGGTATCGGCGGCTCGATCGACGGCTTCTCGATCATGATGAACGAGACCGCGCAGCGGCTCGGCATGACCCAGACGAGCTACGTCAATCCGAACGGCCTGCCGGCCGACGGCCAGATCACCTCGGCGCGCGATCTCGCGATCCTGGCGCGCGCCATCATCCGCGACCTGCCGGAATACGAGTACTTCGTTCACATCCCGTCGATCCGCTACGGCCGCCGCGTGGTGCAGAACTTCAACCGGCTGATCGGGCGCTATCCCGGCGCCGACGGCTTCAAGACCGGCTTCATCTGCGCCTCCGGCTACAATCTGGTGGCCTCCGCGACCCGCAACGGCAAGCGCCTGATCGCGGTGGTGCTCGGCGCCTCATCTGGCCAGGCGCGCGCCGTGCGCGCGATCCAGATGCTCGACCGCGGCTTCAACGGCAATCAGCTGAGCTGGCTGAAGGCGCCGCTCGGCAATGTCGAGCAGCTGGTGCCGGTCGACGCCACGCCGCCGAACCTGCGCGACGACATGTGCAGCGGCAAGCGCCATCGTCCGGCAAGCGACGATGACGGCGAAGAGGCGAGCACCGACGGCGAGACGACCACCGGCGGCACCCTGCTCGCCGGGCTGCAGGCCCCGACGATGAAGCCGTCAGAACTCTTGGCCGCAGCGCCCGCCCCGTCCGAGCCGGTGCTGGTCTATACCGGTCCCACCCGCACGGGCACGGCCCTGATCGCTGCAGTCGCAGCCGATGCCGATGCGCAGACCCCGGCGAAACACCGCGGCAAGAAGGCGCATGCCGTGGCCGCCCGAAAGGACGTCAAACCGGCGCCCCGCACCGCGGCGAAGTTCGAGGCGGAGGCGAAGCCGACCGCCAAGCCGGACGCGAAAAACGCCGAGGCCAAGCCGGCTGCGGCCCGCCACGTCGCCGCCAAGCACGATTCCGGCACGAAACCGCCGGAAAAACCCGCTGCCGACACAGCGGCCAAGCCAGCCAAGCCGAAGGCAGCCGCCAAGCCGAAGACCGAGGGCAAGCCGGCCCCGAAGGACGGCTGA
- a CDS encoding long-chain fatty acid--CoA ligase has protein sequence MERIWLKHYPAGVPADIDPGKYQSLVDLLEESFKKFADRRAFICMDKAISYRELDEMSVAMGAYLQGLGLSKGARVALMMPNVLQYPIAISAVLRAGYAVVNVNPLYTPRELEHQLKDSGAEAIIVLENFAHTVQQVVSHTQVKHIVIASMGDLLGFKGVIVNLVVRRLKKMVPAFSLPGAVPFNDALAAGRGKRFQKPVIGPDDVAFLQYTGGTTGVSKGATLLHRNVVANVLQNDAWLQPVMDRPPHVDQLLIVCALPLYHIFALTCCFLLAVRAGGANLLIPNPRDIAGFIKELMKYQVNTFPAVNTLYNGLLHHPDFKKIDFSKLKVSNGGGMAVQRPVAEQWKQVTGCSIAEGYGLSETAPVLTCNVPTSTDFTGTIGLPLPSTLLSIRDDDGNEVPLGQPGEICAKGPQVMAGYWNRPDETAKVMTADGFFRTGDVGVMAADGSVKIVDRKKDMILVSGFNVYPNEVEEVIATHPGVLETAVIGLPDEKTGEVVKAFVVKKDPNLTPEDIVKHCHEQLTNYKVPKQIEFRTELPKTNVGKILRRELRDEKKNPAAAA, from the coding sequence ATGGAGCGCATCTGGCTCAAGCACTATCCGGCCGGCGTTCCCGCCGATATCGATCCCGGCAAATATCAATCGCTGGTCGATCTGCTGGAAGAAAGCTTCAAGAAATTCGCCGACCGCCGCGCCTTCATCTGCATGGACAAGGCGATCAGCTATCGCGAGCTCGACGAGATGTCGGTCGCGATGGGGGCCTATCTGCAGGGCCTCGGGCTATCCAAGGGCGCGCGCGTCGCGCTGATGATGCCGAACGTGCTGCAATACCCGATCGCGATCTCGGCCGTGCTGCGCGCCGGCTATGCGGTGGTGAACGTCAACCCGCTGTACACGCCGCGCGAGCTCGAGCATCAGCTCAAGGACTCCGGCGCCGAGGCGATCATCGTGCTGGAGAATTTTGCCCACACGGTACAGCAGGTCGTCAGCCATACCCAGGTCAAGCACATCGTGATCGCCAGCATGGGCGACCTGCTCGGCTTCAAGGGCGTGATCGTCAATCTCGTCGTGCGCCGGCTGAAGAAGATGGTGCCGGCATTCTCGCTGCCCGGCGCGGTGCCGTTCAACGACGCGCTCGCGGCCGGCCGCGGCAAGCGTTTCCAGAAGCCCGTGATCGGTCCCGACGATGTCGCCTTCCTGCAGTATACCGGCGGCACCACCGGCGTTTCCAAGGGCGCCACGCTGCTCCACCGCAACGTCGTCGCCAACGTGCTGCAGAACGATGCGTGGCTGCAGCCGGTGATGGACCGGCCGCCGCATGTCGATCAGCTGCTGATCGTCTGCGCGCTGCCGCTCTATCACATCTTCGCGCTGACCTGCTGCTTCCTGCTCGCGGTGCGCGCCGGCGGCGCCAATCTGCTGATCCCCAATCCGCGCGACATCGCGGGCTTTATCAAGGAGCTGATGAAATATCAGGTCAACACCTTCCCGGCCGTCAACACGCTGTACAACGGCCTGCTGCATCATCCCGATTTCAAGAAGATCGACTTCTCCAAGCTCAAGGTCTCCAACGGTGGCGGCATGGCCGTGCAGCGTCCGGTAGCCGAGCAGTGGAAGCAGGTGACGGGATGCAGCATCGCCGAGGGCTATGGCCTGTCAGAGACCGCGCCGGTGCTGACCTGCAACGTGCCGACCTCGACGGACTTCACCGGCACGATCGGCTTGCCGCTGCCCTCGACCTTGCTGTCGATCCGTGACGATGACGGCAACGAGGTGCCGCTCGGCCAGCCCGGCGAAATCTGCGCCAAGGGCCCGCAGGTGATGGCGGGCTATTGGAACAGGCCTGACGAGACCGCCAAGGTGATGACCGCGGACGGCTTCTTCCGCACCGGCGACGTCGGCGTGATGGCCGCGGACGGTTCGGTCAAGATCGTCGACCGCAAGAAGGACATGATCCTGGTCTCCGGCTTCAACGTCTATCCGAACGAGGTCGAGGAGGTCATCGCCACCCATCCGGGCGTTCTGGAGACCGCCGTGATCGGCCTGCCCGACGAGAAGACCGGCGAAGTCGTCAAGGCCTTCGTGGTCAAGAAGGACCCGAACCTGACGCCCGAGGACATCGTCAAGCACTGCCACGAGCAGCTGACGAACTACAAGGTGCCGAAGCAGATCGAGTTCAGGACCGAGCTGCCGAAGACCAATGTCGGCAAGATCCTGCGCCGCGAGCTGCGTGACGAGAAGAAGAATCCGGCAGCCGCCGCCTGA
- a CDS encoding peroxiredoxin, whose product MTIQVGDKLPEAQFRVMTGEGPQVKTTDDIFKGKKVALFAVPGAYTGTCHKMHLPSIFLNAYAMKDKGVDSIAIVSVNDAFVMNAWKRDTDQRDEAIFLADGNADFTKAIGMELDASGAGLGIRSKRYSMLVEDGKVTKLNLEAAPGKVEVSGGDTLLGQL is encoded by the coding sequence ATGACGATCCAGGTTGGCGACAAGCTGCCGGAGGCCCAGTTCCGCGTCATGACCGGCGAGGGCCCGCAGGTCAAAACCACCGACGACATCTTCAAGGGCAAGAAGGTCGCGCTGTTCGCGGTGCCCGGTGCCTACACCGGCACCTGCCACAAGATGCATCTGCCTAGCATCTTCCTCAACGCTTATGCGATGAAGGACAAGGGCGTCGACAGCATCGCGATCGTCTCGGTCAACGACGCCTTCGTGATGAACGCCTGGAAGCGCGACACCGACCAGCGCGACGAGGCCATCTTCCTGGCCGACGGCAATGCCGACTTCACCAAGGCGATCGGCATGGAGCTCGACGCCTCCGGCGCCGGCCTCGGCATCCGCTCCAAGCGCTATTCGATGCTGGTCGAGGACGGCAAGGTCACCAAGCTGAACCTCGAAGCCGCCCCGGGCAAGGTCGAAGTCTCCGGCGGCGACACGCTGCTCGGGCAGCTTTAA
- the rnhA gene encoding ribonuclease HI produces MSEHPVVSIFTDGACSGNPGPGGWGAILRFGDKEKELKGGEPHTTNNRMELMAAISALEALKKSCQVELYTDSQYVRQGITGWIHGWKRNGWKTADKKPVKNAELWQRLDEALKPHKVNWHWVKGHAGHPENERADQLARDGVAMARMQKNVRG; encoded by the coding sequence ATGAGCGAACATCCGGTCGTCAGCATCTTCACCGACGGCGCCTGCTCGGGCAATCCCGGCCCCGGGGGCTGGGGCGCGATCCTGCGCTTCGGCGACAAGGAAAAAGAGCTCAAGGGCGGCGAGCCCCACACGACCAACAACCGTATGGAGCTGATGGCCGCGATCTCGGCGCTTGAGGCGCTGAAGAAGTCGTGCCAGGTCGAGCTCTACACCGACAGCCAATATGTGAGACAGGGCATCACCGGCTGGATCCACGGCTGGAAGCGCAACGGCTGGAAGACCGCCGACAAGAAGCCGGTCAAGAACGCCGAGCTCTGGCAGCGCCTGGACGAGGCGCTGAAGCCGCACAAGGTGAACTGGCACTGGGTCAAGGGCCACGCCGGCCACCCCGAGAACGAGCGCGCGGATCAATTGGCGCGTGATGGCGTGGCGATGGCCAGGATGCAGAAGAACGTGCGGGGTTAG
- a CDS encoding homoserine kinase, translating into MAVYTDVTADELADFLKTYDIGELLSYKGIAEGVENSNFLLHTTTGSYILTLYEKRVAVEDLPYFLGLMAHLAERGVSCPQPARNRDGAVYSSLSGRPAAIINFLEGMWPRKPAVVHCAGVGEALARMHLAGRDFPLVRKNPLSVSGWRSLFAQARDRADTVQAGLSNLLSTELDLLARAWPTHLPEGVIHADLFPDNVFFLGDELSGLIDFPFSCNDILAYDVAICLNAWCFEADHSLNVTKARAFFNAYGRVRPLSEAELEALPLLARGAAIRFLLTRLVDWLNVPAGALVKPKDPLEYLRKLRFHQAVTSVRDYGIGAAA; encoded by the coding sequence ATGGCGGTCTACACCGATGTCACCGCCGACGAGCTTGCGGACTTTCTCAAGACCTACGACATCGGCGAATTGCTCTCCTACAAGGGCATCGCCGAGGGCGTCGAGAACTCCAACTTCCTGCTCCACACCACCACGGGCTCCTACATCCTCACGCTCTATGAGAAGCGCGTCGCGGTGGAGGATCTCCCCTATTTTCTCGGCCTGATGGCGCATCTGGCCGAGCGCGGCGTGAGCTGTCCGCAGCCGGCGCGCAATCGCGACGGCGCGGTCTATTCCAGCCTCTCCGGCCGGCCCGCGGCAATCATCAACTTCCTCGAAGGGATGTGGCCGCGCAAGCCGGCGGTCGTGCATTGCGCAGGGGTCGGCGAGGCGCTGGCGCGGATGCATCTCGCGGGCCGCGATTTCCCGCTGGTGCGCAAGAACCCGCTGTCGGTGTCCGGCTGGCGCTCGCTGTTCGCCCAGGCGCGCGACCGCGCCGACACCGTGCAGGCGGGTCTATCCAACCTGCTCTCGACCGAGCTCGATCTGCTCGCGCGCGCCTGGCCGACGCATCTGCCGGAAGGCGTGATTCACGCCGATCTGTTTCCGGACAATGTGTTCTTCCTTGGCGATGAACTGTCTGGGCTGATCGACTTCCCGTTCTCCTGCAACGACATCCTCGCCTACGACGTCGCGATCTGCCTGAACGCCTGGTGCTTCGAGGCCGACCATTCGCTCAACGTCACCAAGGCACGCGCCTTCTTCAACGCCTATGGCCGCGTGCGGCCGCTGTCGGAGGCCGAGCTGGAGGCGCTGCCGCTGCTGGCGCGCGGCGCGGCGATCCGCTTCCTGCTGACGCGACTGGTCGACTGGCTCAACGTGCCCGCGGGCGCCCTGGTCAAGCCGAAGGACCCGCTCGAATATCTCCGCAAGCTGCGCTTCCATCAGGCGGTGACCAGCGTGCGGGACTACGGCATTGGGGCGGCGGCATGA
- the ispH gene encoding 4-hydroxy-3-methylbut-2-enyl diphosphate reductase, whose translation MAAKPDLKIVLCSPRGFCAGVVRAIDTVERALAIYGAPVYVRHEIVHNKYVVDSLKTKGAIFVEELAEIPDSTNAPVVFSAHGVPKSVPAEAQARNFFSLDATCPLVTKVHREAAIHFKRGREILLIGHSHHPEVVGTVGQLPAGAVTLIETADDAATFTPKDPNNLAFVTQTTLSIDDTKDIVAILKGRFPNISGPHKEDICYATTNRQLAVKKVAPVVDALIVVGAPNSSNSQRLREVAEREGCPIAVLAQRASDIDWSRFEGIKSLGITAGASAPEVIVEEIMGAFAERYVLHVETVSAAEENEFFPLPRSLRPEAAAE comes from the coding sequence ATGGCAGCCAAACCAGACCTGAAAATCGTGCTTTGTTCGCCGCGCGGCTTCTGCGCCGGCGTGGTCCGCGCCATCGATACCGTGGAACGGGCGCTCGCCATCTATGGCGCCCCGGTCTATGTCCGCCACGAGATCGTGCACAATAAATACGTGGTCGACAGCCTGAAGACCAAGGGCGCGATCTTCGTCGAGGAGCTGGCCGAGATCCCCGACAGTACCAACGCACCGGTGGTGTTTTCCGCACATGGCGTGCCCAAATCGGTTCCCGCCGAGGCTCAGGCGCGCAATTTCTTCTCCCTGGACGCGACCTGCCCGCTGGTGACCAAGGTCCACCGCGAGGCCGCGATCCACTTCAAGCGCGGCCGCGAAATCCTGCTGATCGGCCATTCCCACCACCCAGAGGTGGTCGGCACCGTCGGCCAGCTGCCTGCCGGCGCCGTGACCCTGATCGAGACCGCCGATGACGCGGCGACCTTCACCCCGAAGGACCCGAACAATCTGGCATTCGTCACCCAGACCACGCTGTCGATCGACGACACCAAGGATATCGTCGCGATCCTCAAGGGCCGTTTCCCGAACATCTCCGGCCCGCACAAGGAAGACATCTGCTACGCCACCACGAACCGCCAACTGGCGGTGAAGAAGGTGGCGCCGGTGGTCGATGCGCTGATCGTGGTCGGTGCGCCGAACTCGTCCAATTCGCAGCGCCTGCGTGAGGTCGCCGAACGCGAGGGCTGTCCGATTGCGGTGCTGGCCCAGCGCGCCTCGGACATCGACTGGTCGCGTTTCGAGGGCATCAAGAGCCTCGGCATCACCGCCGGCGCCTCGGCACCCGAGGTGATCGTCGAGGAGATCATGGGCGCCTTTGCCGAGCGCTACGTGCTGCATGTCGAGACCGTGTCGGCCGCCGAGGAGAACGAGTTCTTCCCGCTGCCCCGCTCGCTGCGGCCGGAAGCTGCGGCCGAGTAA
- a CDS encoding DUF1013 domain-containing protein, which produces MSNAPLMPKATAVWLVDNTALTFDQVADFTKMHPLEVRAIADGDAAQGIKGMDPISTGQLTREEIEKAERDPNYRLRLQESKVVLPPQPKRKGPRYTPVSRRHERPSAILWLVRNHPELKDAQIMRLVGTTKTTIASVRDRTHWNAQTLTPMDPVTLGLCSQIELDFEVQRAAKEKPLDANYSGATLLPASETTRKDEYEPAGHDEDDLNVDAVFAKLKTIGGKKHDEDEE; this is translated from the coding sequence ATGAGCAACGCCCCGCTGATGCCGAAGGCAACTGCCGTGTGGCTGGTCGACAATACCGCCTTGACCTTCGACCAGGTCGCCGATTTTACCAAGATGCACCCGCTGGAGGTGCGCGCCATTGCCGACGGTGATGCGGCCCAGGGCATCAAGGGCATGGACCCGATCTCGACCGGCCAGCTCACCCGCGAGGAGATCGAGAAGGCCGAGCGCGACCCGAATTACCGGCTCCGGTTGCAGGAGAGCAAGGTCGTGCTGCCGCCGCAGCCGAAGCGCAAGGGCCCGCGCTACACCCCGGTGTCGCGTCGCCATGAGCGTCCGAGCGCCATCCTCTGGCTGGTGCGGAACCATCCCGAGCTCAAGGACGCGCAGATCATGCGCCTGGTCGGCACCACCAAGACCACCATCGCCAGCGTCCGCGACCGCACCCATTGGAACGCGCAGACCCTGACGCCGATGGACCCGGTGACGCTCGGCCTGTGCTCGCAGATCGAGCTCGATTTCGAGGTGCAGCGCGCCGCCAAGGAAAAGCCGCTCGACGCCAATTACAGCGGCGCCACCCTGCTGCCGGCCTCCGAGACCACCCGCAAGGACGAGTACGAGCCGGCGGGCCACGACGAGGACGACCTCAACGTCGACGCCGTGTTCGCCAAGCTCAAGACCATCGGCGGCAAGAAGCACGACGAGGACGAGGAGTAG
- a CDS encoding OmpW family protein yields MNRTFQLSSSLLVLAAICGTMGSAQAADLSAAPVYTKAPVVEAWNPWMLRVRALGVLPDAGGSSVNVAGVPALSSPNSGLKISNQVVPELDISYFFTKNIAAELILGVTRHSISGTGTLDGLNIGKATLLPPTLTLQYHFTDFGAFKPYIGAGVNYTVFFNQSASNQVFNGLAVTNLHISNQWGGAVQFGFDYMLDKHWGFNVDVKKLWLQPNYSATVNGAIPVTGRANIDPWLVGAGITYKF; encoded by the coding sequence ATGAACAGAACCTTCCAACTCTCGTCGTCGCTGCTGGTGCTGGCAGCGATCTGCGGAACCATGGGCTCCGCGCAGGCAGCCGACCTGTCGGCCGCGCCGGTCTACACCAAGGCGCCGGTCGTCGAAGCCTGGAATCCCTGGATGCTCCGCGTCCGTGCGCTCGGCGTGCTGCCGGATGCCGGCGGGTCGAGCGTGAACGTCGCCGGCGTGCCGGCGCTGTCGTCGCCGAATTCCGGCCTGAAGATCTCCAATCAGGTCGTGCCCGAGCTCGACATCAGCTACTTCTTCACCAAGAACATCGCGGCCGAGCTGATCCTCGGCGTGACCCGCCACTCGATCAGCGGCACCGGCACGCTGGACGGACTCAATATCGGCAAGGCCACGCTGTTGCCGCCGACCCTGACGCTGCAATATCACTTCACTGATTTCGGCGCCTTCAAGCCCTATATCGGCGCGGGTGTGAACTACACGGTGTTCTTCAACCAGAGCGCATCCAATCAGGTGTTCAACGGTCTCGCAGTGACCAACCTGCACATCTCGAACCAGTGGGGCGGCGCGGTCCAGTTCGGCTTCGACTACATGCTCGACAAGCATTGGGGCTTCAACGTCGACGTCAAGAAGCTGTGGCTGCAGCCCAACTACTCGGCGACCGTCAACGGCGCCATTCCGGTCACCGGCCGCGCCAACATCGACCCGTGGCTGGTCGGTGCCGGCATCACCTACAAGTTCTGA
- a CDS encoding propionyl-CoA synthetase, with protein sequence MSAASRYHEVHARSLQDPEGFWAEAARAIDWIEPAKKVFDPTMGAYGRWFAGAVVNTCYNALDRHVAAGRGDQLALIHDSPLTNSVTRITYAEMLKEVQTLAAIMQDFGVGKGDRVILYMPMVPEAMVAMLACARIGAVHSVVFGGFAAKELATRIDDATPKLVLSASCGIEPGRIVQYKPLLDQAIELADNRPKACIILQRPEHVCELKPGRDYDWAALRKSALANGKLAPCVPVLATDPLYILYTSGTTGKPKGVVRDNGGHLVALKWSMENLYGIKPGEVWWCGSDIGWVVGHSYIIYGPLIHGATSVMYEGKPVGTPDAGAFWRVIADHKAVALFTAPTAFRAIRKEDPEGTFLRKYDLSQFRTLFLAGERADPPTVEWAEQQLKVPVIDHWWQTETGWCIAGNPVGLGLLPVKHGSPTVPMPGYQVDIVDEAAKPVPANTMGSIVIKLPMPPGCLPTLWQQEDRFKESYLSEFPGYYKTSDAGFKDEDGYVFVMGRTDDIINVAGHRLSTGGMEEILASHPDVAECAVLGIKDAIKGEVPCGFLVLKAGVSRSPSVIEKEIVALVRDKLGPVAAFKLAITVGRLPKTRSGKILRGTIKKIADGEQWSMPATIEDPKVLEEIGEALKSRV encoded by the coding sequence ATGAGCGCTGCGAGCCGCTATCACGAGGTCCATGCCCGGTCGCTGCAGGACCCCGAAGGGTTCTGGGCCGAGGCCGCCCGCGCGATCGATTGGATCGAGCCGGCCAAGAAGGTCTTTGATCCCACGATGGGCGCCTACGGCCGCTGGTTCGCCGGCGCCGTCGTCAACACCTGCTACAACGCGCTCGACCGCCACGTCGCCGCCGGCCGCGGTGACCAGCTGGCGCTGATCCATGATTCGCCGCTGACGAACTCCGTCACCAGGATCACCTACGCCGAGATGCTGAAGGAGGTGCAGACGCTCGCCGCGATCATGCAGGATTTCGGCGTCGGCAAGGGCGACCGCGTCATCCTGTATATGCCGATGGTGCCGGAGGCGATGGTCGCAATGCTCGCCTGCGCGCGGATCGGCGCGGTGCATTCGGTGGTGTTCGGCGGCTTCGCCGCCAAGGAGCTCGCGACCCGCATCGACGACGCGACGCCGAAGCTGGTGTTGTCGGCCAGCTGCGGCATCGAGCCCGGCCGTATCGTGCAGTACAAGCCGCTGCTCGACCAGGCGATCGAGCTGGCCGACAACCGGCCCAAGGCCTGCATCATCCTGCAGCGTCCCGAGCATGTCTGCGAGCTGAAGCCCGGCCGCGACTACGACTGGGCGGCGCTGCGCAAATCCGCGCTCGCCAACGGCAAGCTCGCGCCTTGCGTGCCCGTGCTCGCGACCGATCCGCTCTATATCCTCTACACCTCAGGCACGACCGGCAAGCCGAAGGGCGTCGTGCGTGACAATGGCGGGCATCTGGTTGCGCTGAAATGGTCGATGGAAAACCTCTATGGCATCAAGCCGGGCGAGGTGTGGTGGTGCGGCTCGGATATCGGCTGGGTGGTCGGTCACAGCTACATCATCTACGGCCCCCTGATTCATGGCGCGACCTCGGTGATGTACGAGGGCAAGCCGGTCGGCACACCCGATGCCGGCGCGTTCTGGCGCGTGATCGCGGATCACAAGGCGGTGGCGCTGTTCACCGCGCCGACGGCGTTCCGCGCCATTCGCAAGGAAGATCCGGAAGGCACGTTCTTGCGCAAATATGACCTGTCCCAATTCCGCACGCTGTTCCTGGCCGGCGAGCGCGCCGATCCGCCGACGGTGGAATGGGCCGAGCAGCAGCTCAAGGTGCCGGTGATCGACCATTGGTGGCAGACCGAAACCGGCTGGTGCATCGCCGGCAATCCGGTCGGCCTCGGCCTGTTGCCGGTCAAGCATGGCTCGCCGACGGTGCCGATGCCCGGCTATCAGGTCGACATCGTCGACGAGGCGGCCAAGCCCGTGCCCGCCAATACGATGGGCTCGATCGTAATCAAGCTGCCGATGCCGCCGGGCTGCCTACCGACCTTGTGGCAGCAGGAGGACCGCTTCAAGGAATCCTACCTCAGCGAATTCCCGGGCTACTACAAGACCTCCGACGCCGGCTTCAAGGACGAGGACGGCTATGTCTTCGTGATGGGACGCACCGACGACATCATCAACGTCGCCGGCCACCGGCTCTCGACCGGCGGCATGGAGGAGATCCTCGCCTCGCATCCTGATGTCGCCGAATGCGCTGTGCTCGGCATCAAGGATGCGATCAAGGGCGAAGTGCCCTGCGGTTTCCTGGTGCTCAAGGCCGGCGTGTCGCGCAGCCCGTCGGTGATCGAGAAGGAGATCGTGGCGCTGGTGCGCGACAAGCTCGGTCCGGTCGCAGCCTTCAAGCTCGCGATCACTGTCGGCCGGCTGCCAAAGACGCGCTCCGGCAAGATCCTGCGCGGCACCATCAAGAAGATCGCCGACGGCGAACAATGGAGCATGCCGGCCACGATCGAGGATCCCAAGGTGCTCGAGGAGATCGGCGAGGCGCTGAAGAGCCGGGTGTAG
- a CDS encoding tetratricopeptide repeat protein has translation MHSSIQAMSPRKSYRAPSLALGFVLCLGAFPAVATECTPGSRASPSELITTCTVAIEAASAPRGQSAALVIRADAHARTTGGMSQALKDLDRAIALDGKNARAYRLRGDFMREAGGDAGKAAADLSMAISLDPNDAEAYELRGVVYTEQRRLDRALADYDQAIRLKPDYAQAYADRGVAFYLRGDNEKAVQDYNEAIRLDPDRPRTFTNRAAAYKKLGQIDKALADDHEAIRRDPKVPEYYDNRGLTYAAMKEYDKAIADYDQAIKLQPKPNFLTNRGDSYQFKGELGSALSDYDAALRLDPNFALTYNNRAVLFRKMGERAKALADYEAALRLDPGNDNAASGRRVMLAEIKKFGAEPPRPLNAPSERSGPSFDCATAVREVEKVICADPQLSVLDLGISESYARLLKSSRGRAAAELRSTQRDFIAERNVRFGKPGYDLRLAMQRRLDMLRDAAH, from the coding sequence ATGCACTCCTCCATTCAAGCGATGTCGCCCCGCAAGTCTTACCGCGCGCCGTCATTGGCCCTCGGTTTCGTTCTCTGCCTGGGGGCCTTCCCGGCGGTCGCGACGGAATGCACGCCAGGCAGCAGAGCATCGCCGTCTGAACTCATCACCACGTGCACCGTTGCGATCGAGGCGGCGAGCGCGCCGAGGGGCCAGTCGGCTGCGCTCGTCATCCGCGCCGATGCCCATGCGCGCACGACAGGCGGCATGAGCCAGGCGCTCAAAGATCTCGATCGCGCCATCGCGCTCGACGGCAAGAATGCGCGCGCCTACCGGCTGCGCGGTGATTTCATGCGCGAGGCCGGCGGCGATGCCGGCAAGGCCGCGGCCGATCTCAGCATGGCGATCTCGCTCGATCCGAATGATGCCGAAGCGTATGAGCTGCGCGGCGTCGTTTATACCGAGCAGCGCCGGCTCGATCGCGCGCTCGCCGACTACGACCAGGCCATCCGCCTGAAGCCTGATTACGCGCAGGCCTATGCCGATCGCGGCGTCGCGTTCTATCTGCGCGGCGACAACGAAAAGGCGGTGCAGGACTACAACGAGGCCATCCGCCTCGATCCCGACCGGCCGCGCACCTTCACCAACCGCGCCGCCGCCTACAAGAAGCTCGGCCAGATCGACAAGGCGTTGGCCGACGATCACGAGGCGATCCGGCGCGATCCGAAGGTGCCGGAATATTACGACAACCGCGGCCTGACCTACGCCGCGATGAAGGAGTACGACAAGGCGATCGCCGATTACGACCAGGCGATCAAGCTGCAGCCGAAGCCGAACTTCCTGACCAACCGCGGCGACTCCTATCAGTTCAAGGGCGAGCTCGGCTCGGCTTTGAGCGATTACGATGCCGCTCTCCGCCTCGATCCGAATTTTGCGCTGACCTACAACAACCGGGCCGTGCTGTTCCGCAAGATGGGCGAGCGCGCCAAGGCACTCGCGGACTACGAGGCCGCGCTGCGCCTCGATCCGGGCAACGACAATGCCGCGAGCGGCCGTCGCGTCATGCTGGCGGAGATCAAGAAGTTCGGCGCCGAGCCGCCGCGGCCTTTGAATGCGCCGTCGGAGCGCAGCGGCCCGTCGTTCGACTGCGCGACCGCCGTGCGTGAAGTGGAGAAGGTCATCTGTGCCGACCCGCAGCTCTCGGTGCTCGATCTCGGTATTTCCGAGAGCTATGCCCGGCTCTTGAAGTCGTCCCGCGGCCGTGCTGCCGCGGAGTTGCGCAGCACGCAGCGCGACTTCATCGCCGAGCGCAACGTCCGCTTCGGCAAGCCCGGCTACGACCTTCGTCTAGCCATGCAGCGCCGCCTGGATATGCTCCGGGACGCGGCGCATTGA